Proteins encoded by one window of Streptomyces sp. ALI-76-A:
- a CDS encoding aspartate-semialdehyde dehydrogenase: protein MSGRTGRTVPSPGSARAGGPPRPTLAVVGATGAVGAVMLQILSQHADIWGEIRLIASPRSAGRKLAVRGEQVEVVALTEEAFDGVQVAMFDVPDDIAARWAPIAAAKGVVVVDNSAAFRMDPDVPLVVPEVNAHKVRARPRGIIANPNCTTLSMIVALGALHAEFGLRELVVSSYQAVSGVGRAGIETLRQQLSLVAGTELGTSPGDVRRAVGDNTGPFPEPVALNVVPWAGTPREDGWSSEEMKVRDESRKILGLPRLPIAVTCVRVPVITTHSLTVHARFEDEVTVRKAREILATAPGVVLFDDPAAGEYPTPADVVGTDPTWVGRVRRALDDPTALELFVCGDNLRKGSALNTAQIAELVAAEFR, encoded by the coding sequence ATGTCCGGTCGCACCGGGCGGACCGTCCCCTCTCCCGGCTCCGCCCGGGCGGGGGGACCTCCGCGTCCGACACTCGCGGTCGTGGGCGCGACCGGGGCCGTGGGCGCGGTCATGCTCCAGATCCTGTCCCAGCACGCCGACATCTGGGGTGAGATCCGGCTGATCGCCTCGCCGCGTTCGGCGGGCCGCAAGCTGGCCGTGCGCGGTGAGCAGGTCGAGGTGGTGGCGCTCACCGAGGAGGCCTTCGACGGGGTCCAGGTGGCCATGTTCGACGTCCCCGACGACATCGCCGCCCGGTGGGCGCCGATCGCCGCCGCCAAGGGCGTGGTCGTGGTGGACAACTCCGCCGCCTTCCGGATGGACCCGGACGTCCCCCTGGTCGTCCCCGAGGTCAATGCCCACAAGGTCCGGGCCAGGCCGCGGGGCATCATCGCCAACCCCAACTGCACGACCCTCTCCATGATCGTGGCCCTGGGCGCGCTGCACGCCGAGTTCGGGCTGCGCGAGCTGGTCGTCTCGTCCTACCAGGCGGTGAGCGGGGTCGGCCGCGCCGGCATCGAGACACTGCGGCAGCAGCTGTCCCTGGTCGCGGGCACGGAACTGGGGACCAGCCCCGGCGACGTGCGGCGGGCCGTCGGCGACAACACCGGGCCGTTCCCCGAGCCGGTCGCGCTGAACGTCGTCCCGTGGGCCGGAACACCGCGCGAGGACGGCTGGTCGTCCGAGGAGATGAAGGTCCGCGACGAGTCCCGCAAGATCCTCGGCCTGCCCAGGCTGCCCATCGCGGTGACCTGTGTGCGGGTACCGGTGATCACCACCCACTCGCTGACCGTGCACGCCCGCTTCGAGGACGAGGTCACCGTCCGCAAGGCGCGGGAGATCCTCGCCACGGCCCCCGGGGTCGTCCTGTTCGACGATCCGGCGGCGGGGGAGTACCCCACGCCCGCGGACGTCGTGGGCACGGATCCGACCTGGGTGGGCCGGGTGCGCAGGGCGCTGGACGACCCCACGGCGCTCGAACTCTTCGTGTGCGGAGACAACCTGCGCAAAGGCTCCGCCCTCAACACCGCGCAGATCGCGGAGCTGGTCGCGGCGGAGTTCCGCTGA
- a CDS encoding SigE family RNA polymerase sigma factor: protein MAEVLDFIAAPRGSALRPRPAALRPRMPGGMPVIAPMPAARPARIPSQRDGAEFADDAVAAGTTVDHLTETYRAHYRSLLGLAALLLDDTASCEDVVQEAFIRVHSARKRVRDPEKTLAYLRQTVVNLSRSALRRRILGLKLLSKPMPDMASAEEGAYDQLERDSLIKAMKGLQRRQREVLVLRYFADMTEAQVAETLGISLGSVKAYGSRGIAALRVAMEAPA from the coding sequence GTGGCAGAGGTACTGGACTTCATCGCGGCCCCGCGCGGCTCGGCCCTACGGCCCCGCCCCGCGGCCCTACGACCCCGCATGCCCGGTGGCATGCCGGTGATCGCGCCCATGCCCGCGGCGCGGCCCGCCCGGATACCGAGCCAGCGTGACGGAGCCGAGTTCGCCGACGACGCGGTGGCGGCCGGGACCACCGTCGACCACCTCACCGAGACCTATCGCGCCCACTACCGCTCGCTCCTGGGCCTGGCGGCGCTGCTCCTCGACGACACCGCCTCCTGCGAGGACGTCGTCCAGGAGGCCTTCATCCGCGTCCACTCGGCGCGCAAACGGGTCCGTGACCCGGAGAAGACGCTGGCGTACCTGCGCCAGACGGTCGTCAACCTGTCCCGCTCGGCCCTGCGCCGCCGCATCCTCGGCCTGAAGCTGCTGTCCAAGCCGATGCCCGACATGGCGAGCGCCGAGGAGGGCGCGTACGACCAGCTGGAGCGGGACTCCCTGATCAAGGCGATGAAGGGCCTACAGCGCCGCCAGCGCGAGGTCCTGGTCCTGCGCTACTTCGCGGACATGACCGAGGCGCAGGTCGCCGAGACCCTCGGGATATCACTGGGCTCCGTCAAGGCGTACGGCTCGCGCGGCATCGCGGCTCTGCGGGTCGCGATGGAGGCGCCGGCATGA
- a CDS encoding SURF1 family protein yields the protein MYRFLLTPRWWGINVFVLLAIPFCVFMGSWQLSRFEDRMQDQRTADARVASNERQAARPLSELLPVDKATSGRLATATGRYDRQLLVPDRDLDGRKGYYVLTLLRTDAGKALPVVRGWLPGTPDPAKAPAPPSGEVSVAGALQASETPGDNGVSARGGLPAGQTAAISAASLVNLVPYDVYDAWVTLSRADSGMTAVPATAPAGTGLDLKAFQNLGYTGEWFVFAGFVVFMWFRLLRREVEFARDAELGLVPEDEPVTADAGAR from the coding sequence GTGTACCGGTTTCTGCTGACGCCCCGTTGGTGGGGGATCAACGTCTTCGTGCTGCTCGCCATCCCTTTCTGCGTCTTCATGGGGTCGTGGCAGCTGAGCCGCTTCGAGGACCGGATGCAGGACCAGCGCACCGCGGACGCGCGGGTCGCGTCCAACGAGCGGCAGGCCGCCCGCCCCCTGAGCGAGCTGCTGCCCGTGGACAAGGCGACCTCCGGCCGACTGGCCACCGCGACCGGGCGCTACGACCGGCAGCTGCTCGTCCCGGACCGCGACCTGGACGGCAGGAAGGGTTACTACGTCCTCACCCTGCTGCGTACCGACGCGGGCAAGGCGCTGCCCGTCGTCCGGGGCTGGCTGCCGGGCACGCCCGACCCGGCGAAGGCACCCGCCCCGCCGAGCGGTGAGGTGAGTGTCGCCGGTGCGCTACAGGCGTCCGAGACGCCCGGGGACAACGGGGTCAGCGCGCGGGGAGGCCTGCCGGCCGGGCAGACCGCGGCGATCAGCGCGGCGTCGCTGGTGAACCTGGTGCCGTACGACGTGTACGACGCGTGGGTCACGCTGAGCCGGGCGGACTCCGGGATGACGGCCGTGCCGGCGACGGCGCCCGCGGGGACCGGACTGGATCTGAAGGCGTTCCAGAACCTCGGGTACACCGGTGAGTGGTTCGTCTTCGCCGGCTTCGTGGTGTTCATGTGGTTCCGGCTGCTGCGACGCGAGGTGGAGTTCGCCCGCGACGCGGAACTGGGCCTGGTCCCCGAGGACGAGCCGGTGACGGCGGACGCCGGGGCCAGGTGA
- a CDS encoding prolyl oligopeptidase family serine peptidase encodes MTESKGSASPGRNEEMPDWEKRFRAPRVSLPDWAQDAPDRSLFVSNATGTYELYAWDRATGEQRQVTDRPNGTTDGVLSPDGAWVWWFDDKDGDEFGVWRRQPFAGGADEPAAPGLEASYPAGLALGRDGRTAVVGRSTDEDGTTIHLCRVGEDPVEIYRHRESAGVGDLSHDGSLIAVEHTEHGDAMHSALRVLRPDGTPVADLDDTKGGTQELGLEVLGFAPVDGDTRLLIGHQRRGRWEPLVWNVATGEESDLDLDLPGDVGAEWYPDGTGLLISHSFEARGELFRYDLATRELVKVPTPPGGVSGATARPDGSVEYLWSSAAEPPSVRSTTGGTVLDPPGMKSPGSVPVEDVWVEGPGGRIHALVQRPAGATGPLPTVFDIHGGPTWHDSDAFAAGPAAWVDHGYAVVRVNYRGSTGYGRAWTDALKHRVGLIELEDIAAVREWAVTSGLADPSRLVLTGGSWGGYLTLLGLGTQPDAWTVGIAAVPVADYVTAYHDEMEALKAMDRTLLGGTPEEVPERFEASSPLTYVDQVKAPVYISAGVNDPRCPIRQVDNYVKRLEARGAVHEVYRYDAGHGSLVVDERIKQVRLELDFAARHLGG; translated from the coding sequence ATGACTGAGAGCAAGGGGTCCGCCTCGCCCGGGCGGAACGAGGAGATGCCGGACTGGGAGAAGCGCTTCCGGGCGCCCCGGGTGTCACTGCCCGACTGGGCACAGGACGCGCCGGACCGCTCCCTGTTCGTGTCGAACGCGACAGGGACCTACGAGCTGTACGCATGGGACCGGGCGACCGGCGAGCAGCGCCAGGTGACCGACCGGCCGAACGGCACCACGGACGGCGTGCTCTCCCCGGACGGCGCGTGGGTGTGGTGGTTCGACGACAAGGACGGCGACGAGTTCGGCGTCTGGCGCCGCCAGCCCTTCGCCGGCGGAGCGGACGAACCGGCCGCACCGGGCCTGGAGGCCTCCTACCCGGCGGGCCTGGCCCTCGGCCGGGACGGCCGCACGGCGGTCGTGGGCCGCTCCACCGACGAGGACGGCACGACGATCCACCTGTGCCGCGTCGGCGAGGACCCGGTGGAGATCTACCGCCACCGGGAGTCCGCGGGCGTCGGCGACCTCTCCCACGACGGCTCCCTGATCGCCGTCGAGCACACCGAGCACGGCGACGCGATGCACTCCGCGCTGCGCGTCCTGCGTCCGGACGGCACACCGGTCGCCGACCTCGACGACACCAAGGGCGGCACGCAGGAGCTCGGCCTGGAGGTCCTCGGCTTCGCCCCGGTGGACGGCGACACCCGCCTGCTCATCGGGCATCAGCGGCGAGGCCGCTGGGAGCCGCTGGTGTGGAACGTGGCCACCGGCGAGGAGAGCGACCTCGACCTGGACCTGCCCGGTGACGTCGGCGCCGAGTGGTACCCGGACGGCACCGGCCTGCTGATCTCGCACAGCTTCGAGGCGCGCGGCGAACTCTTCCGGTACGACCTGGCGACCCGCGAACTGGTCAAGGTCCCCACCCCGCCGGGCGGGGTCTCCGGGGCGACGGCCCGCCCCGACGGCAGCGTGGAGTACCTATGGTCCTCGGCGGCCGAACCGCCGTCGGTCCGCTCGACGACCGGCGGGACCGTCCTGGACCCGCCCGGGATGAAGTCCCCGGGATCGGTGCCGGTGGAGGACGTGTGGGTGGAGGGCCCCGGCGGCCGCATCCACGCCCTGGTCCAGAGGCCGGCGGGCGCGACCGGCCCCCTGCCCACGGTCTTCGACATCCACGGCGGTCCCACCTGGCACGACAGCGACGCCTTCGCGGCCGGCCCGGCGGCCTGGGTCGACCACGGGTACGCGGTGGTCCGCGTCAACTACCGCGGCTCGACGGGATACGGCCGCGCCTGGACCGACGCCCTGAAGCACCGGGTCGGCCTGATCGAGCTGGAGGACATCGCGGCGGTCCGGGAGTGGGCGGTCACCTCGGGCCTGGCGGACCCCTCCCGCCTCGTCCTGACCGGCGGCTCCTGGGGCGGCTACCTCACCCTGCTCGGCCTGGGCACCCAGCCCGACGCGTGGACCGTGGGCATCGCGGCGGTCCCGGTCGCCGACTACGTCACGGCGTACCACGACGAGATGGAAGCCCTGAAGGCCATGGACCGCACCCTGCTGGGCGGCACCCCGGAGGAGGTCCCGGAGCGCTTCGAGGCGTCGTCCCCGCTGACCTACGTCGACCAGGTCAAGGCCCCCGTGTACATCTCGGCCGGCGTCAACGACCCCCGCTGCCCGATCCGCCAGGTCGACAACTACGTCAAGCGGCTGGAGGCGAGAGGAGCGGTGCACGAGGTGTACCGCTACGACGCCGGGCACGGCTCCCTGGTGGTGGACGAACGGATCAAGCAGGTGAGACTGGAACTGGACTTCGCGGCGCGGCACTTGGGGGGATGA
- a CDS encoding NAD(P)-binding protein has protein sequence MVVCGDDGLAHRLAAELRGVYGEQVTLVVPPAEHGVRPPVVGRARTASALLDRVVNAAVNRAGGNGTSDASAAGPGDPLGSGRDRGRTLEATEPTEAVLAAAGVERAAALALVYDDDETNIRAALTARRLNPRLRLVLRLYNRRLGQHIEELLDQAAALATGDPTGPGAVFDTSTTVLSDADTAAPALAATAIVGTSKVVQTDGLLLRAVERPPPGPGEVAGPGLATLALLSATSNDPAGADGSESSGDQGPRLLPDAAAVRAATGRGTVVLEQVSYSGPALSAGRGIVPPFASLFSRRLRWSLAGLVGCVVALAVALWLVTDMHPLGAFYLTLLDLFAIDDPALGQSTGRQILQLLSGLVGLLLLPVLLAAVLEALGTFRSASALRKPPRGLGGHVVLLGLGKIGTRVLTRLRELHIPVVCVEADPEARGLATARRLRVPVVLGDVTQEGVLEAAKIHRARTLLAVTSADTTNLEAVLYARSVRPDLRVVLRLYDDDFATAVYRTLRAAHPGASTRSRSVSHLAAPAFAGAMMGRQILGAIPVERRVLLFAAVEVGGHPQLEGKTVGQAFRAGAWRVLALDTRVPGGRREESAAPGAYEEVRRAGGSGLVWDLPDTYVLRGTDRVVLAATRRGLAELLGRRARRERAGT, from the coding sequence ATGGTGGTGTGCGGCGACGACGGGCTCGCGCACCGGCTGGCCGCCGAACTGCGCGGGGTGTACGGGGAGCAGGTCACGCTCGTCGTACCGCCCGCCGAGCACGGGGTACGGCCCCCGGTTGTCGGCCGGGCCCGCACGGCGTCCGCGCTGCTCGACCGGGTGGTGAACGCGGCTGTCAACCGGGCCGGGGGCAACGGCACTTCGGACGCGTCCGCCGCCGGCCCGGGGGACCCGCTCGGGAGCGGCCGGGACCGGGGGCGGACACTGGAGGCCACCGAGCCGACCGAGGCCGTCCTCGCCGCGGCGGGCGTGGAGCGGGCGGCGGCGCTCGCGCTGGTCTACGACGACGACGAGACCAACATCCGCGCGGCCCTCACCGCCCGCCGCCTCAACCCCCGGCTGCGGCTCGTCCTGCGGCTGTACAACCGGCGGTTGGGCCAGCACATCGAGGAACTCCTGGATCAGGCCGCGGCGTTGGCGACGGGCGACCCGACGGGGCCGGGCGCGGTGTTCGACACCTCCACGACCGTCCTGTCCGACGCGGACACGGCCGCGCCCGCGCTGGCCGCCACCGCGATCGTCGGCACCAGCAAGGTCGTCCAGACCGACGGACTGCTGCTCCGCGCGGTGGAACGGCCGCCGCCGGGCCCCGGCGAGGTGGCCGGTCCCGGGCTGGCCACGCTGGCCCTGCTCTCCGCGACCAGCAACGACCCGGCAGGCGCGGACGGTTCGGAGAGCAGCGGGGACCAGGGGCCGCGGCTGCTGCCGGACGCGGCGGCGGTACGGGCCGCCACCGGGCGCGGGACCGTCGTGCTGGAGCAGGTGTCGTACTCCGGTCCGGCGCTGTCCGCCGGGCGCGGGATCGTCCCGCCGTTCGCCTCCCTGTTCTCGCGGCGGCTGCGGTGGTCGCTGGCCGGACTGGTGGGGTGTGTGGTCGCGCTCGCGGTGGCGTTGTGGCTGGTCACCGACATGCATCCGCTGGGTGCCTTCTATCTGACGCTGCTCGACCTCTTCGCCATCGACGACCCCGCCCTCGGACAGTCCACGGGCCGGCAGATCCTTCAGCTCCTCTCCGGTCTGGTCGGGTTACTGCTGCTTCCGGTGCTGCTGGCCGCCGTGCTCGAGGCGCTGGGCACCTTCCGGAGCGCGTCCGCGCTGCGCAAGCCGCCGCGCGGGCTCGGCGGGCACGTCGTCCTGCTCGGCCTCGGGAAGATCGGCACGCGTGTGCTGACGCGGCTGCGTGAACTGCACATTCCCGTGGTCTGCGTCGAGGCCGACCCCGAGGCGCGCGGGCTCGCGACGGCCCGGCGGCTGCGGGTGCCGGTGGTGCTCGGCGACGTCACCCAGGAGGGCGTCCTGGAGGCCGCCAAGATCCACCGCGCCCGGACCCTGCTCGCGGTGACCAGCGCGGACACGACGAATCTGGAGGCCGTGCTGTACGCGCGATCCGTACGGCCCGACCTGCGTGTCGTGCTGCGGCTGTACGACGACGACTTCGCGACCGCCGTGTACCGGACCCTGCGGGCCGCGCACCCGGGGGCGTCCACGCGGAGCCGGAGTGTGTCGCACCTGGCGGCGCCCGCGTTCGCCGGGGCGATGATGGGGCGGCAGATCCTCGGGGCGATACCGGTCGAGCGGCGGGTGCTGCTGTTCGCGGCCGTCGAGGTGGGCGGGCATCCGCAGCTGGAGGGGAAGACGGTCGGGCAGGCGTTCCGGGCGGGTGCCTGGCGGGTGCTGGCGCTGGACACGCGGGTCCCCGGCGGCCGACGGGAGGAGTCGGCCGCCCCGGGGGCGTACGAGGAGGTGCGGCGGGCGGGCGGTTCGGGGCTGGTGTGGGACCTGCCGGACACGTACGTGCTGCGGGGCACGGACCGGGTCGTGCTGGCCGCCACGCGTCGGGGACTGGCGGAGCTGCTGGGACGGCGGGCCCGGCGGGAGCGGGCGGGCACGTAG
- a CDS encoding permease: MAVTRAAPKDTGADSSPAPDTQGPGGQDTEGTRRLSSPLALTLVLLLMVLAQGPIRQALSAPVMQSWTTVFVAVVVQALPFLVLGVLLSAAIAVFVPPSFFARVLPKRPALAVPVAGAAGAVLPGCECASVPVAGALVRRGVAPAAALTFLLSAPAINPIVLTATAVAFPDDPGMVLARFVASLLVACAMGWLWQRLGKADWLRPPARAAYDGQSRGAAFWGSVRHDVMHAGGFLVVGAMAAATLKAVVPEQWMQATADHPVLSVLALAVLAVLLSICSEADAFVAASLSQFSLTARLAFLVVGPMVDLKLFAMQAGTFGRGFALRFAPATFVLAVAVSVLTGAVLL; encoded by the coding sequence GTGGCCGTCACCAGAGCAGCCCCGAAGGACACCGGGGCGGACAGCAGTCCGGCGCCGGACACGCAGGGGCCGGGCGGCCAGGACACGGAGGGCACCCGGCGTCTCAGCTCCCCCCTCGCCCTCACCCTGGTGCTGCTTCTCATGGTGCTGGCGCAGGGACCGATCCGGCAGGCGCTGTCCGCGCCGGTGATGCAGAGCTGGACGACCGTGTTCGTCGCGGTCGTCGTACAGGCGCTGCCCTTCCTGGTGCTGGGGGTGCTGCTGTCGGCGGCGATCGCGGTGTTCGTCCCGCCGTCCTTCTTCGCCCGCGTGCTGCCGAAGCGGCCCGCCCTCGCGGTCCCCGTGGCGGGCGCGGCGGGCGCGGTGCTGCCGGGCTGCGAGTGTGCGTCCGTACCGGTGGCGGGGGCGCTGGTCCGGCGCGGTGTCGCCCCGGCCGCCGCGCTCACCTTCCTGCTGTCCGCCCCGGCGATCAACCCGATCGTGCTGACGGCGACCGCCGTCGCCTTCCCCGACGACCCCGGGATGGTCCTCGCCCGGTTCGTCGCGAGCCTGCTGGTGGCGTGTGCGATGGGCTGGCTGTGGCAGCGGCTCGGCAAGGCCGACTGGCTGCGCCCGCCGGCCCGCGCGGCCTACGACGGCCAGAGCAGGGGCGCCGCGTTCTGGGGCTCCGTCCGGCACGACGTGATGCACGCCGGGGGATTCCTGGTGGTGGGCGCGATGGCCGCGGCGACCCTCAAGGCGGTCGTCCCGGAGCAGTGGATGCAGGCCACGGCGGACCATCCGGTGCTGTCCGTGCTCGCGCTCGCGGTCCTCGCCGTGCTGCTGTCGATCTGCTCGGAGGCGGACGCGTTCGTGGCGGCCTCGCTGTCGCAGTTCTCGCTCACCGCGCGGCTGGCGTTCCTGGTCGTCGGCCCGATGGTCGACCTGAAGCTGTTCGCGATGCAGGCGGGCACCTTCGGCCGGGGCTTCGCCCTGCGCTTCGCCCCCGCCACCTTCGTCCTGGCCGTCGCCGTGTCGGTCCTGACCGGGGCGGTGCTCCTGTGA
- a CDS encoding TIGR03943 family protein, producing the protein MSRQAQAAVLFLLGATLLHAGFTDLYLRYVKAGLRPLLLASGVVLIATALATVWYEWRAPKEGHGRRDGHADGQVDDADGHADGQVDDADGHADGQVDDADGHADGQVDDADGHEAGHPDGHGDPGDIHPHREPRVSWLLVLPLLALILVAPPALGSYSALRTGTALQQPYGYADLPADGTLRLHLVDYAGRAVYDRGRSLEGRQIKVTGFVALDRSGAPYLVRMALNCCAADAQPVKVGLTGRIPPVLQPDAWLEVTGTYTARRSKDPVNDGPIPYLDVTGARPVPAPADPYDETLDN; encoded by the coding sequence GTGAGCCGCCAGGCACAGGCCGCGGTCCTGTTCCTGCTCGGCGCGACCCTCCTGCACGCCGGCTTCACCGACTTGTACCTGCGGTACGTCAAGGCCGGCCTGCGCCCGCTGCTGCTGGCCTCCGGCGTCGTACTGATCGCGACGGCCCTAGCGACGGTGTGGTACGAGTGGCGGGCACCGAAGGAGGGCCACGGCCGCCGGGACGGGCACGCGGACGGCCAGGTCGATGACGCGGACGGGCACGCGGACGGCCAGGTCGATGACGCGGACGGGCACGCGGACGGCCAGGTCGATGACGCGGACGGGCACGCGGACGGCCAGGTCGATGACGCGGACGGCCACGAGGCAGGTCACCCGGACGGCCACGGGGACCCCGGCGACATCCACCCCCACCGCGAACCCCGCGTCTCCTGGCTCCTCGTCCTCCCCCTGCTCGCCCTGATCCTGGTCGCCCCGCCCGCCCTCGGCTCCTACAGCGCGCTGCGCACCGGTACGGCCCTCCAGCAGCCGTACGGGTACGCGGATCTCCCCGCCGACGGCACCCTGCGCCTCCACCTGGTCGACTACGCCGGCCGCGCGGTCTACGACCGAGGCCGGTCGCTGGAGGGCCGGCAGATCAAGGTCACCGGGTTCGTCGCCCTGGACCGCTCCGGCGCTCCCTACCTGGTCCGCATGGCCCTGAACTGCTGTGCCGCCGACGCCCAGCCGGTGAAGGTCGGCCTGACCGGCCGGATTCCCCCGGTCCTGCAACCGGACGCCTGGCTGGAGGTCACCGGCACCTACACCGCCCGCCGCAGCAAGGATCCGGTGAACGACGGCCCGATCCCGTACCTCGATGTCACGGGCGCCCGGCCGGTCCCGGCGCCGGCCGACCCGTACGACGAAACCCTCGACAACTGA
- a CDS encoding helix-turn-helix transcriptional regulator, with amino-acid sequence MDGVRGLGDGKALGGFLRARRERVAPERVGLTGGGRRRVRGLRREELAQLAGISVDYYVRLEQGRATQPSPEVLDALARVLGLDPAERRHLDTLASGRPEPTPRLRVGPVLLRALEAMAGLPAFVTDHRLDVVAWNGLGAELMGGLADPGRRDRNNARFLFLDPASRALHPEWEERAAEAVGQLRVAAARYPADTELAALIARLAADSGDFRRIWDSGEVVMCAAGRKRLRHRAAGLLDLDYETLHVPAAPGESGLVMHVFSARAGSREAAALEQLATAPV; translated from the coding sequence ATGGACGGGGTGCGCGGCTTGGGGGACGGCAAGGCGCTCGGCGGCTTTCTGCGCGCGCGTCGCGAGCGGGTCGCGCCGGAGCGCGTGGGGCTGACCGGCGGGGGCCGCCGACGGGTACGCGGGCTGCGCCGCGAGGAGTTGGCCCAGCTCGCCGGGATCAGCGTCGACTATTACGTACGGCTGGAACAGGGCCGGGCCACCCAGCCCTCCCCCGAGGTCCTCGACGCGCTCGCCCGGGTGCTCGGCCTCGACCCGGCGGAGCGCCGGCACCTGGACACCCTCGCCTCGGGCAGGCCCGAGCCGACGCCCAGGCTCCGGGTGGGACCCGTGCTCCTGCGCGCGCTGGAGGCCATGGCCGGGCTGCCCGCCTTCGTCACGGACCACCGTCTCGACGTGGTCGCCTGGAACGGCCTGGGCGCCGAACTGATGGGCGGACTCGCGGATCCGGGCCGCCGGGACCGCAACAACGCCCGGTTCCTCTTCCTCGACCCGGCCTCCCGTGCCCTCCACCCGGAGTGGGAGGAGCGGGCGGCGGAGGCCGTGGGCCAGCTGCGGGTGGCCGCGGCCCGCTACCCCGCCGACACCGAACTGGCCGCACTCATCGCCCGGTTGGCCGCCGACAGCGGCGACTTCCGGCGGATCTGGGACTCCGGCGAGGTGGTGATGTGCGCGGCCGGGCGCAAACGGCTGCGGCACCGCGCCGCCGGGCTGCTCGACCTCGACTACGAGACCCTGCACGTCCCGGCCGCGCCCGGCGAGAGCGGCCTGGTCATGCATGTGTTCAGCGCGCGGGCGGGCAGCCGGGAGGCCGCCGCCCTCGAACAGCTGGCGACGGCGCCGGTGTGA
- a CDS encoding NAD(P)H-dependent oxidoreductase, with protein sequence MTETTEQGRKILVVSAHPEPRSLNASLTAFAVDHLRAAGHEVRVSDLYAMKWKATLDADDFPDHTPERRLHVMDVSEEATLAGHLSPDVAAEQERVRWSDAVIMQFPLWWFSAPAILKGWIDRVFTSGFAYGPAVPPPYGESAPLAGRRALLSVTYGARADSFSPDGVHGDLAHILHPLQHGLFRFTGMAPLEPFTVSGANALAAERFTEARTAYARRLDALFTSAPVPLDAPIRS encoded by the coding sequence ATGACGGAAACCACCGAGCAGGGCAGGAAGATCCTCGTCGTCTCCGCCCACCCCGAACCCCGTTCCCTCAACGCCTCCCTGACCGCCTTCGCGGTCGACCACCTCCGCGCGGCCGGGCACGAGGTCCGCGTCTCGGACCTCTACGCGATGAAGTGGAAGGCGACGCTGGACGCCGACGACTTCCCGGACCACACCCCGGAGCGCCGGCTGCACGTGATGGACGTCTCCGAGGAGGCCACCCTCGCCGGCCACCTGTCCCCGGACGTCGCGGCCGAGCAGGAGAGAGTCCGCTGGTCGGACGCGGTGATCATGCAGTTCCCGCTCTGGTGGTTCTCGGCCCCGGCGATCCTGAAGGGCTGGATCGACCGCGTCTTCACCAGCGGCTTCGCGTACGGTCCGGCCGTCCCGCCACCCTACGGCGAGAGCGCGCCGCTGGCCGGCCGGCGGGCCCTGCTGTCGGTGACGTACGGCGCCCGCGCGGACTCCTTCTCCCCCGACGGCGTCCACGGCGACCTGGCGCACATCCTGCACCCGCTCCAGCACGGCCTGTTCCGCTTCACCGGCATGGCCCCACTGGAACCGTTCACGGTGTCCGGGGCGAACGCCCTCGCGGCGGAACGCTTCACCGAGGCGCGGACGGCGTACGCCCGCCGCCTGGACGCCCTGTTCACGTCCGCTCCGGTGCCGCTCGACGCGCCGATACGGAGCTGA